Genomic segment of Tachysurus fulvidraco isolate hzauxx_2018 chromosome 22, HZAU_PFXX_2.0, whole genome shotgun sequence:
TGGATTTATGGACAAAGACCAAAACTCTTGTTTGAACTCCTCAACAAGTAAACATTCTTAATAGTTCGTAAGACTTAGGAATAGCTTTTTTAAAGTCCCTGATCCTTCGAGCCTCAGAAACATGACACTGAGGTTTGGAGAGGAGCCCAAGTGCCACTCTGCAGCCTTCTTTTCCATAAACCTTTACTTTAGCTACAGATAGCTACTTGCTATGAAATAGGCCTTGCAGAAATGCTGCCACTATTTGGGGGGGACCCTCATCCATCCAAAATTTTTACAGATCACAAGAACTAGCgttgtagcctagtggataAGATGTAGAACATCGAAAGGTCatgagcttgaatcccaggtccaccaaattGCCTTgtgctgagcccctgagcaaagcccttaaccctcgatttaaaatgtaataaaaatgtaagtcactctgaataagggtgtctgtctTGATTTTCTTCCACAGCTTCTATATCTCCAGTCCACAGTCACctcacttcatttcatttcgTTCCGGGTTGCATGAATCAGAGTGAGGCTCGACAAGCTTGCAGAGATAAATACACCGACCTCGTCACTGTGTACTCTGATAAAGACAACAGTGAACTTGCTAAACTGGTGATAAAGGATGGTGTGGGTTCTGGCTGGATCGGACTCTCTCGCAATAATTTAAGTGAGAAATGGTCTAATGGTGATCCTGTAACATACAGAAATCTGACAGGGGATTGTGGGACATCGAGCTGCTGTACAATGAAGGCTGATGGTttatgggaaagtcttcagtgCACAGTGACAAGACATTTCATGTGCTATGAACAAGGTAACGTTTGACCTATTATACATTTATGATGTAGATCTGTACTTattgtaatatttctgtctgACAGGCTGTGTAttcttttgtgtctttagatGCTACCTCACAGACTCGTAATTATCATCTAATCCTTGAGAATAAGACCTGGTATGAAGCTCAGCGTTACTGTAGACAGAGATACACTGACCTGGTCAGCATCAGAGATCAGCAGCACAATGAAGAGGTGATGATTAAAGGGTTAAACAGCAGCACACCCTTCTGGATCGGCCTGCTGTGTGATGACTGGCAGTGGAATGATGGAGGAATCTCTGCCTATAGAAACTGGCATTGGCAGAGCTGTGAACCTTATCCATCACCACACAACTGTGTAGTACTGAGTGGAGAGAGATGGTACTCATGGCTATGCAATAATTTATATCCTGCTTTGTGCTACTACAGTAAGTGTCGACTTCCTGAAGAGTAAAATCATCTCAGCAATCTTCTGTATGATGACTAGAACACAGCTGGTgtgagtctctgtctctgatatCACTCTAAACAATCCTCCTCCTTTTGGTGTGTTGTGTCTCTATCAGATTACATCCATGTGAGTGAAAAGGCTCTGAGCTGGGAGAAAGCGCTGGATTACTGTGATAAAGAGAACAGAACTGGATTGTTGCAGATTGAGTCTGAACATGACCAGACTGATGTGGAGAATGAGCTCAGAAGGAGGCGTGTCTCTGAGCCTGTGTGGGTGGGGCTTAGACAGAGCCAGCTCTTCGGGTTCTGGATTTGGCCTGATGGGAAAGCTGTGTTTCCGTACTCCAACTGGGATGAAGGGAAACAGCCTGAGCATCAACTCTCTCAGCACTGCGGTGCCGTCGTTCCACAGAGCTACAGATGGAAAGACATGAACTGTGAGGCTCAGTATAAAGCTCTGTGTCATGCCACATGTTATCCATGATCATGTTCTTTATGAACCACCAAcccaccccaaacacacacacacacacacacacacacacacacacacacacacacacacacatacacacgtacacatacgtgtgtgtgttttagaattgtacagtgacacacacacttactgggGTCAGGGTTGTGTATTTTACAGAGTTCCCCTGTGCGGAACAATGACAGAACATCAGTGCAAAAAATCTAAGcaaataaatatctttaataaatcaaatataatataaactaacATCCCTTGTAGTTTTAGAAtttaggtctctctctctctctctctctctctctctctctctctctctttctcagaagGAGGCATCTCTCTGCTCATGAAGATGTTGTAGATGTTTATGTTCATGGCTTTGTTATAGGGCCTTTAATCCAGACTGAATATAGCAGGATGATTAAAAAGTAATGACAATTCTATCTTCTTGACtcaatgtttaatgtgtttattgctgtttcTATGGTGTTGTGCAGCACAGACTGTAACTTTCTCGGTTTATAATAAAGTTTGAACACACACGACTGCAGCCGAAGCACATTTCATTTAAACTCAATAGATGACCATGTTGGTGTGCAGAGTAACTCAACAGTCCATCATGACTGTCACCAGTCTTATTTCATCataagatatatatttatattcattattatttataaatattataattattttttatattctatagaatattatagcacagcacagcacagctgaACGTCTCAGACATATTTCTGATTGGACATTGGCTCTGACTGTAACTTAAACGACTGTTTATATTAATCATGTAATTAACTGGTTAATAATAACACACTTCTGATCGCACTGATAAACAAACATAATCTACATTGAGGGTGTAACCACACTTATCTCCCCTTTTGTGCATTATTTCCATACGTTctggagttttttcttgcttaCTTTAGACCTGTGTAAGAACCGAGCCTTAACCTGTGTGATGACATTATTACAGCTCGCACACATTCAGCTTGGACTCATCTggagattataaataaaaatcattcctTACTTTTCTAGTCACTCTATCTTGTACTGTTTAAATTAAGTTTCACAAGGGAGCATAAATGTGGATTATTTCCTCAGCAGAGATCCAACATGTGGGAAATGATGTCATGGAGAAAACAAAAGCTGCAGCACAAACCACATgcaaatgttaaaatgcagacAGGACAGTTAATAAAACTCTCtgtcctgttttatttcttcatcactTCTGTGGAATGTATCAGGACAAGGGACAGTGTTGTTTATGATGATATTTATGTTTAACAATTAATCCAGTCTGCAGCGGCCATAACACCATGACGCAGGAGCACTTCAGCTCATTTACCTGAGGAAGGTTAaacctttcttccttttttctgtaaatgatgCACATATCAGCTCATCAGCTCCTGTTGACCTTGAACACATGATCATGTGGATGTTAAAGGGGTTCAAGTTGAACGTTAATCCTGCATTCAGCAGCGAGCAGCTCATCAGGTAAGACTGCAACACTTTACCTGGATCTGTTCACCTGATCTCTTTCTCACTGATTCACACACGGCTTTTATCATTTacacttcacacaaacacacagcgagCTTCTGTACAGGGCAttttaccattattattattattattatctgatgTTGGATTTTTAACACACAGGGCATCGCCTCAGCACTGCTGTCACCATGGTAACCGTGTCAGTCCTGCTTCTCCTGCTCTCtggtaaatatttcattatagtCTATAAACTCTAAAGAAtctaaaacagctttaaaataaaggtGTGAAGTAAAACTGCAACCCAGTAGAACTTAAGTGCATGACCTTTTTTTACTGGTTATTGTTTCATTCATGGGTTTTTTGTGCATCCTTTTAAGTCTGCACTGTACTGGATTTCCCAGTAACAATGTGTGACCTCTGATAGTTTATCATTGTAgtgtaaagatttaaaaaatatagacAAGATTAGAATTGCGTGcaagtaatgaatgaatgaatgaatgaatgaatgaatgaatgaatgaatgaataaataaataggcacAAGAGCACCATCTGGGcatggtggctcagtggttagcacgtttgcctcacacctccagggatgggggttcgattcccacctccgccttgtgtctgtggagtttgcgtgttctccccgtgccttgggtgtttcctccgggtactccggtttcctcccccagtccaaagacatgcatggtaagttgattagcatctctggaaaattgtctgtagtgtgtgagtgaatgagagtgtgtgtgtcctgcgatggcgatgggttggcactccatccatggtgtatcctgccttaatgcccgatgacgcctgagataggcacagactccccgtgacccgagaagttgggataagcggtagaaaatgaatgaatgaagagcaCCATCTCTATCTGAGAATCATTTCTGCAGCCGAGGTCAAGTGACTTTTCAGTAAAAGCCAAAGTAATCAAATCTGAATTTAGAATTCAACCATCAAATCTGAATACACAACTACTACTGCAGGTGATGGGGTTTGTAGCTCAGGACACTAAGATTTTCTCCTtaacacattcaaaacaaagaaaaaaagtgtataaaaaaattcatgttattatttaattctccataaaaaagactttttattaatttaacatCTAATTAACATGTATAATTAAAACCcatcacatttatatttaaatacttgTCAGCTGCTGAACTCTACAGGAAATGTAAACTGTGTGACTCCACAAAGCTCAGAGTCCACACTGTCCTCAATGTCCTGCAAGCAAGTTGGACTCAGATGTCAGATCTCACTGATGTtagagcttttatttatttggttatcTTACAGGATAAATTTATCTTCATCACATGAACACCATTAAATCTCAGACACCTGATCATTAAtgacagtcacctgtgtgtattTCTACTTCCTGTAAATAACCAGGACTCTCAGAGGTGCTTCCTGAAGTCAGTCCAGAATCCAGCACATTCTGTGTAtatcactgaacactgactgctGTACAATTGGGAAAGTTCAAGCACACAGtcaacatttaatatatttaatcaaCAAAATCGATAATACATTAAGCTCGAGCTGTCACAAGTATTAAACTTATGTAGACAGATATTCAGTATGTgacataaaaaatgtatatttgttagcattaatgtataaatgttaagATGTTATAGCTGCAAAACCAAAAGTTCTATTGTCTTTATGACATTCA
This window contains:
- the LOC125139967 gene encoding lymphocyte antigen 75-like; its protein translation is MNQSEARQACRDKYTDLVTVYSDKDNSELAKLVIKDGVGSGWIGLSRNNLSEKWSNGDPVTYRNLTGDCGTSSCCTMKADGLWESLQCTVTRHFMCYEQDATSQTRNYHLILENKTWYEAQRYCRQRYTDLVSIRDQQHNEEVMIKGLNSSTPFWIGLLCDDWQWNDGGISAYRNWHWQSCEPYPSPHNCVVLSGERWYSWLCNNLYPALCYYNYIHVSEKALSWEKALDYCDKENRTGLLQIESEHDQTDVENELRRRRVSEPVWVGLRQSQLFGFWIWPDGKAVFPYSNWDEGKQPEHQLSQHCGAVVPQSYRWKDMNCEAQYKALCHATCYP